From the Chryseobacterium fluminis genome, the window AACTTTTATAATATCACCTTCCAAAAATAAAAGATTTCCGGAAGTGGCCCTTGCAATCCTTTTATTAGGGTTAAGAAGAATCACATCATCCAGATCATTTTCCTGGGCATAAATCGAGCCGTAAATATTTTCCGGGCAGTGAACTCTGATATTGCTCAGGAGGTTGTTATTGACATTAATTTCTTTGATTAAATCCAGCTCCAGAGGCCTTGGGTGAGTTGCAAGCACATCCTCTAACTCAGAGACTTCATAGGAATAGGAGACTGAGGATTTCGACAGCGTTATTCCATCCGAATTTCTGTACACCTGAAAATTAATAATCCCGTTTCCGATTCCTTTTCCTTCAATGATCTCTTTCTGAAACAGGGACTGAAAGAATTCCAGGGTATAGGACAAGGGAATATTCATTCTCATCTTTCTCATCGATGCCATTAAGAAAAAATAGCATTCTTCATCCATAATGAGTTTTGCCTCCCTGATAAAGAAAGAGACCTTTACCGCATCTCCTAAAAGAAATGCCCTGTTCTGAACATGTAATTCCCCTGACGTAAAATATTGATTTTCCAATTTTTGATCCGATTTATTTATAAAAAAATAATGAACGATAAATCGTTCATCAGTTTTACCATTTAGTACAGTTTATTTTAAGCTGCACCTAGCTTTATTCTAAGGTTTTCAATAAGATTTTCCCAATACATTGCATTTTCTTCTTCATCACCTTCCTCACAGAAATCTGTAATATTTAATGCTAAATCCTCTGTAATATCATCGATAGTGATCGTCATTTCAAAGAAGTGTTTTGTTCCTTCATCTTCTTCCCATCTGAAACGCACGAAACCTTCAGGCTTATATCTAATTAACGTGGCCTTCTCAGCAGGTCCTCCTCCCCAGCTGAAAAAGAAGTCATCACCTTTTTCTGTCACCTCATCCGCAAACCATTCAGACAATCCTTCTGCAGTTGCCAGATATTCATATAAAATCTCTGACAGACAATGCATTGGAAATTCGTAATGGACTTTATGTTTAGCCATATAATCTTTGTTTTATCGTCCCGCAATATATAAATTAATTTTTTTATTACACAAAAATGTGTTTACTTTTTTACATATTCTTCATGATATTTGTCAGCGATTTTTAAATACCTGTTTAACTTGTCTTTTAACGATATAAGTCTGCTTTAGGCCTAAAAAATTCTTCGCAATGAACCGCTTTCTCACTTTAAATTTTGTTAATAAACCACTAAGTCATGAATTGACTGACAGATGAATTTATCCGCGGAAAACCAATTCATTCTTCACAACTTATCATCCTAATTTATGTAAGATTTAATAGATATAAAATCCCTTTTTACTAAAAGGCAGGACCTTTACATTTCATTTAAAACCTCCAGAATAATTTGGCACCCCTCTCTTATTTCTTCTTTTGAAATGGTTAACGGCGGAGAAATCCTGAGGTATTCATTCCGGTACAGTTGCCAGAAAACAATAAGGCCTCTATCCATACATCTTTTAGCGACCTCAAGGGTAAAATCCGGTGTTCCCAGATTTACTGCCAGCATTAATCCCTTTCCGTTAATATTTCTGATTTTCGGATGAACAAGCAATTCTCTGTATAATTTCTCTTTTTCATCTACTTCATTCATTAATCCGCTCTCCAGAACTTCTTTTAAAGTGGCATAGCTCGAAGCGGCAATTAAAGGATTTCCGCCAAAAGTAGTAATATGCCCGAGCTTGGGAGAATGCGCCAATGTTTCCATGATCTTTCCTGAACTCATAAAAGCTCCTACCGGAACGCCCCCGCCCATTCCTTTTCCCATCACCAGAATATCCGGAACAATTCCGAAATGCTCGAAGGAAAACAATTTCCCCGTCCTTCCGAATCCGGGCTGGATTTCATCAAGAATCAAAAGAGCCCCTACTGCTTCACATCTCTTTTTCAGTCTGATCAGGTAGCCATCCTCCGGCACTAAAAAGCCTGCTGCTCCCTGAATGGTTTCCAGAAGGACACATGCGGTCTTTTCTGTAATTTTATCTAAATCATTTTCGTTGTTAAATTCAATAAAGCTTACCATAGGTAATAAGGGCCGGAATTCTCTTTTATGGGTTTCGTTTCCTGAAACACTCAGTGCTCCATGTGTATTACCATGATATGAATTTTTAAAAGAGATAATTTCTTCTCTTCCGGTATATCTTTTAGCCAATTTTAAACTGCCGTCAATGGCTTCTGCGCCACTGTTAACCAGGTAGGTGATCTCTAACGGATCCGGAGTTGCCTCTGCCAGGAGTTTACAAAGAGCCACCGGTTTTTCCTGTGCATATTCTCCATACACCATCACATGCAGATATTTTTCGGTCTGCTCTTTTATCGCCTGAACGATTTTCGGATGAGAATGGCCCAGGGTATTGGCGGAAACCCCGGCGACAAAGTCCAGGTATCTTTTACCGTCTGTTCCGTAAATATAGCTTCCTTCTGCTTTTTCGACCTCGAAGCCGGCAGCGAATTTTGTTGTCTGAGCCTGATATTTAAAAAAATCGTTTTGCACTTCCATTTTCCTGAAAAATTTTAGCAAAACTAAAAAACATTAACCACATCGCGAAATTAAACCGATAGAATAAAAAAATCGCTCTCCATAAGGAGAGCGACACACCAAATCACAAAATATTAATTAGATTCAAATCTTAATCCGGTATAAATATATAAAATAAATTAATCCCACAATAACAATTTAATAGAATTTTAATAAAAAATTTACACATAATGAAGTCAAAATAGTGTGATATAAAATTTAATTTAACAAAAACCCTATTCTTATACGGATTACATTTTAATCATTTTTGAGTAAATGACGCAAAATAGAAATAAGATCAGTCAAAACATAGATAGGTTTAAACGAAAAAGCATCATTTCCTTTATTTGAAAATGATGCTTCGTGTATTTATTCTGCTCCTCAAAAGATTTTGAAGATTATTCCGGACTATCGCGCAGATTTTTCTGTATCCATCCGCTAAGTTTCTGAAAATAGGATTCAGGGGGCAATATTATTTTTTATACTGTAGATTATCTTCTAACTCTCTTCGGCTTTTTGGCTTCTTCTTTTTCTCTTTCTTTTTCGGCAGCTTCCTGAACCTGA encodes:
- a CDS encoding START-like domain-containing protein produces the protein MAKHKVHYEFPMHCLSEILYEYLATAEGLSEWFADEVTEKGDDFFFSWGGGPAEKATLIRYKPEGFVRFRWEEDEGTKHFFEMTITIDDITEDLALNITDFCEEGDEEENAMYWENLIENLRIKLGAA
- a CDS encoding aspartate aminotransferase family protein; its protein translation is MEVQNDFFKYQAQTTKFAAGFEVEKAEGSYIYGTDGKRYLDFVAGVSANTLGHSHPKIVQAIKEQTEKYLHVMVYGEYAQEKPVALCKLLAEATPDPLEITYLVNSGAEAIDGSLKLAKRYTGREEIISFKNSYHGNTHGALSVSGNETHKREFRPLLPMVSFIEFNNENDLDKITEKTACVLLETIQGAAGFLVPEDGYLIRLKKRCEAVGALLILDEIQPGFGRTGKLFSFEHFGIVPDILVMGKGMGGGVPVGAFMSSGKIMETLAHSPKLGHITTFGGNPLIAASSYATLKEVLESGLMNEVDEKEKLYRELLVHPKIRNINGKGLMLAVNLGTPDFTLEVAKRCMDRGLIVFWQLYRNEYLRISPPLTISKEEIREGCQIILEVLNEM
- a CDS encoding aminotransferase class IV, with translation MENQYFTSGELHVQNRAFLLGDAVKVSFFIREAKLIMDEECYFFLMASMRKMRMNIPLSYTLEFFQSLFQKEIIEGKGIGNGIINFQVYRNSDGITLSKSSVSYSYEVSELEDVLATHPRPLELDLIKEINVNNNLLSNIRVHCPENIYGSIYAQENDLDDVILLNPNKRIARATSGNLLFLEGDIIKVPKQAEGAYISPFMENFVTFLHKNKLADIQEHEIIAFESQKAEEILLISDEKGIFSVGKIRNKTFGNSRFLNMVTQWKESF